The Cylindrospermopsis curvispora GIHE-G1 genome contains a region encoding:
- a CDS encoding NUDIX hydrolase has translation MNKPGEIRVIVLALIRDGERIFVSEGYDPTKQSTFYRALGGGIEFGESSRMALAREFQEEIQAELTNISYLGCIENLFIFDGNQGHEIIQLYQCDFADPRFYQIESLTFSETPQKKHRALWVEISKFKSGELRLVPEIFFDYL, from the coding sequence ATGAACAAACCAGGTGAGATTCGTGTTATAGTTCTAGCCCTAATCAGAGATGGGGAAAGAATATTTGTTTCCGAGGGATATGATCCAACCAAGCAATCAACATTTTATCGAGCTTTAGGTGGAGGGATAGAATTCGGGGAAAGCAGTCGAATGGCATTAGCGAGAGAATTTCAAGAAGAAATTCAAGCCGAACTAACCAATATTAGCTATTTAGGTTGTATAGAAAACCTATTTATTTTTGATGGTAACCAGGGACATGAAATCATTCAACTTTACCAATGTGACTTTGCTGACCCCAGATTTTATCAAATAGAAAGTCTCACCTTTTCAGAAACACCCCAGAAAAAACATCGCGCCCTCTGGGTAGAAATTAGTAAATTTAAATCAGGAGAACTCAGATTAGTGCCAGAAATATTTTTTGACTACCTGTAA
- a CDS encoding DUF3531 family protein, which yields MHIQFREFNPFDVWIWFKFGTIPSPQEKQYVEEVFNSWFYLGKLGGFNAENLQIQETGVDLNYIDYDREGYSRSMVALMHNMGEFEYEGEWGRCWFDLGTSDAIALDILLNALLQLNEEYIVIEILYIGGENEDWPVENEEMRAYSIYEN from the coding sequence ATGCACATTCAATTTCGAGAATTTAACCCCTTTGATGTCTGGATTTGGTTTAAGTTTGGGACAATTCCCTCCCCGCAGGAAAAACAATATGTGGAAGAGGTTTTTAACTCCTGGTTTTATTTAGGGAAACTAGGAGGATTTAACGCCGAGAACTTGCAAATACAAGAAACTGGTGTAGACCTAAACTACATAGATTATGATAGGGAAGGTTATAGTCGTTCCATGGTAGCTCTCATGCACAACATGGGGGAATTTGAATATGAGGGAGAATGGGGAAGATGCTGGTTCGACCTAGGCACAAGCGATGCGATCGCATTAGACATTCTTTTGAATGCACTGTTGCAGTTAAATGAAGAGTATATTGTGATAGAAATCCTATATATTGGGGGAGAAAACGAAGATTGGCCAGTAGAGAATGAGGAGATGCGTGCTTACTCAATTTACGAGAACTAA
- a CDS encoding Sll0314/Alr1548 family TPR repeat-containing protein, which translates to MISKGFLIAFLTPTRNLSFVRVVSMATLALGLSINTAFAGDPFRVNQPHKIGDRTEAAFRAIFEQGNYGAGEDHLKKAMVEEPGEPLVYALKASLSYVNQDWVALEKYSRKTLETGEKLTATNPLRGNLYTGVGNFLIGATTLTRQGVWKGASQAFLQLKKVYEYLDQAEAIDANDPELNLIRGYMNLMLAVNLPFTSPEQAIEQWQQNAAPRYLVDRGIALAYRDLQQYQEALEYVNRALNSTSDNPEIYYLKAQILHEQAKREQDQNLIQQAIANFDLALAKKSQIPSSLVKQIEYERSQAQARLKSN; encoded by the coding sequence ATGATATCCAAAGGTTTTTTAATTGCTTTCCTCACTCCCACCAGAAATTTATCCTTTGTTCGGGTGGTTTCTATGGCTACCCTAGCTCTTGGTTTGAGCATTAATACAGCCTTTGCAGGAGACCCATTCCGTGTTAATCAACCTCATAAAATTGGCGATCGCACTGAAGCGGCTTTTAGAGCAATTTTTGAACAGGGGAATTATGGAGCAGGTGAAGATCATCTGAAAAAAGCCATGGTCGAGGAACCGGGGGAACCCTTGGTTTATGCTTTAAAAGCGTCCCTGTCCTATGTTAATCAAGATTGGGTTGCTTTGGAGAAGTATAGTCGAAAAACTTTAGAAACTGGTGAAAAGTTGACTGCGACTAATCCCTTGCGTGGTAATTTATACACTGGAGTGGGCAACTTTCTAATTGGAGCGACAACTCTCACTCGTCAAGGGGTTTGGAAGGGTGCTTCTCAGGCCTTTTTACAGTTAAAAAAGGTCTATGAATATTTAGACCAGGCAGAGGCTATTGATGCTAATGATCCTGAGTTAAATTTAATTAGGGGGTATATGAACTTGATGTTGGCGGTAAACTTACCCTTTACTAGTCCAGAACAGGCAATTGAACAATGGCAACAAAATGCCGCACCTCGTTACTTGGTAGATAGAGGTATTGCTTTAGCATATCGAGATTTACAACAATACCAGGAAGCCCTAGAATATGTCAATCGAGCTTTAAATAGCACTAGTGACAATCCAGAAATTTATTATCTCAAAGCTCAAATTCTTCATGAGCAAGCCAAAAGAGAACAAGACCAGAATTTGATTCAACAGGCGATCGCCAATTTTGATTTAGCCCTAGCCAAGAAATCCCAAATTCCTTCTAGTTTAGTCAAACAAATTGAGTATGAGCGTAGCCAGGCTCAAGCTAGACTTAAAAGCAATTAG
- a CDS encoding ABC transporter ATP-binding protein → MLYLQNLTYHPTACPTPILQAINLELPPQKLGLVIGPSGSGKSTLLEILSGLAEPTSGGIFWREQELVPEHLQQLAGIVFQFPERHFCGGTILEELRLGHPELGLERVKNALKEVGLESLPLSTSPNALSGGQQRRLALAVQLIRQPNLLLLDEPTAGLDWSMRRQLVTLLERLKKNWTILVVTHDAGDLLPIADCCWNLHHGILSPIAPSLESIAK, encoded by the coding sequence ATGCTCTATCTTCAAAATCTAACTTATCACCCCACAGCTTGTCCCACTCCAATTCTCCAAGCTATTAATTTGGAACTACCACCTCAAAAACTAGGACTAGTAATTGGACCAAGTGGATCTGGTAAAAGTACCCTATTAGAGATTTTATCAGGACTTGCGGAACCCACTAGTGGTGGTATATTTTGGAGGGAACAAGAACTAGTCCCAGAACACCTGCAACAACTAGCGGGGATAGTATTTCAATTTCCAGAAAGACACTTTTGTGGGGGCACAATTTTGGAAGAGTTGCGTTTGGGTCATCCAGAACTAGGACTGGAGAGGGTCAAGAATGCATTAAAGGAGGTAGGACTAGAGAGTTTACCCTTATCTACATCGCCTAATGCTCTCAGTGGTGGACAACAAAGACGTTTAGCCCTGGCTGTACAGTTGATTCGCCAACCAAACCTATTACTACTAGATGAACCTACAGCAGGTCTGGATTGGTCAATGCGTCGTCAACTAGTGACTTTACTAGAGAGACTCAAGAAAAACTGGACAATACTGGTGGTCACCCATGACGCGGGGGACCTATTACCAATAGCAGATTGTTGTTGGAATCTCCACCATGGTATTTTGAGTCCTATTGCTCCCAGTTTAGAGTCAATAGCGAAGTAA
- the rsmG gene encoding 16S rRNA (guanine(527)-N(7))-methyltransferase RsmG has translation MDRESGGTLPEMAEIWQETLNWQPTIEQGNQLQKLYDLIVLANRQINLTRITEPKEFWEKHLWDSLRGVAPQQHFLPELNAAGSIIDIGSGAGFPGLPIGIVFPHYQVTLLDSTRKKVNFINSAIEKLTLSNATTILGRAEEIGQQTPYREKYDLAVIRAVASAPVCSEYTLPLIKKGGLAIIYRGTWTQEENQNLEHAANILGARIELIDRFTTPLTKSVRHCVYLKKVLHTPISFPRPVGVPIQNPLC, from the coding sequence ATGGATAGGGAAAGTGGCGGTACTTTACCGGAGATGGCAGAAATTTGGCAGGAAACATTAAATTGGCAACCCACAATTGAACAGGGGAATCAACTGCAAAAGCTGTACGATTTGATTGTACTTGCTAATCGTCAAATCAACTTAACTCGAATTACCGAACCCAAAGAATTCTGGGAAAAACATCTTTGGGATTCTTTAAGAGGAGTTGCACCACAGCAGCATTTTTTACCAGAATTGAATGCAGCTGGGTCAATAATTGACATTGGTAGCGGTGCGGGATTTCCTGGTCTACCAATTGGGATAGTTTTTCCTCATTACCAGGTAACTCTACTAGATTCTACTCGCAAGAAAGTTAACTTTATCAACAGTGCTATAGAAAAACTAACCCTGAGTAATGCAACAACAATTCTAGGAAGAGCGGAGGAAATTGGACAGCAAACCCCATACAGGGAGAAATATGATTTAGCAGTCATCCGCGCTGTAGCTAGTGCTCCCGTATGTAGTGAATATACTTTACCCTTAATCAAAAAAGGCGGTTTGGCAATCATTTATCGGGGAACCTGGACGCAGGAAGAAAATCAAAATTTAGAACACGCTGCCAATATTTTGGGAGCTAGGATAGAACTGATAGATAGATTTACCACTCCCCTGACTAAAAGTGTTCGTCACTGTGTATATTTAAAGAAGGTGCTACACACACCCATAAGCTTTCCCCGTCCTGTGGGTGTACCCATCCAAAATCCATTATGTTAA